The DNA region AAGTTCATCTCTCCCATTAATCTGCGCCCAACCAGTTAGGCCAGGGAGAACATCATTAGCACCGTACTTGTCTCTCTCTTCAATCAAATCATACTGATTCCACAAAGCAGGTCTTGGCCCAATAATACTCATCTGCCCAACAAAGATATTCCAAATCTGTGGTAACTCATCTAATGAAGTTTTCCTTAGAAACTTACCCATTTTAGTGATATATTGTTCCGGGTTATCTAGTAGGTGTGTCGGTGTATCCTTTGGCGTATCAATTTTCATCGTACGGAACTTTAAGATATTAAAATAAGTTTTATTAATACCGACACGTTTTTGTTTAAACAAAACGGGGCCTCTTGAATCGAGCTTAATCAGTATAAGTAATACTAAATAAAGCGGAGATAGTACTATAATTCCAATTAAAGAAAGAATGATATCTATAAATCTTTTTATATTTATATACATGGTAACACTCCTTGAAAAAAGCTATTTAGTAAATTAGGACTTAATTGGAAATCATCCGCTTTTCCAACCAACTACTAAGACACTAAATCTCATCTGTTTCAGATAAAGACCGCATGTTCATGACAAACTTCTGTATAGCTTTTTCTAAAGCAGGAATGCTAATTATGATTAGCATTCCTGCTTTGAAATTTCTTAACTTAAATAACGTGAAGCCTATACATTCACATAACTTCTTCATACCGTTCATAAAATAATCTCTTACAAAATGACTTTATCCTTTTCCAGGACACTTTCTATATACTGCATAACATCCTCTTTCAAATCTCCTCGCTCCAACGCAAACTCAATCTGTGCCTTAATAAATCCAAACTTATCACCTACATCATGGCGTACGCCTTCAAAATTATAAGCAACAACCATCTGTTTTTCATTAAGTCCTTTTATCGCATCAGTCAACTGAATTTCATTCCCAGCACCAGGCTTCTGCTCATCTAATATTTCAAATATATCAGGCCTTAAAATATATCGTCCCATAATAGCATAATTAGAAGGAGCTTCTTCTTTGCTTGGTTTTTCCACTAGATCATTAATATGATAACAATCCTTATCTATGCCACCATTTTTCACTGAGATAATGCCATATTTTGAGACATCCTCATTAGGCACTTGCTGAACCCCAATGACGGATGAATTGTACCGTTCATAGACGTCTATCAATTGCTTCAAGCATGGCTTCCCATAAGCATGCACAATATCATCACCTAATAGGACAGCAAACGGCTCGTCGCCTATAAACCGACTCGCACAAGCTATAGCATGTCCAAGTCCCAGAGGTTCTTTCTGACGTATATAGTGGATATTAGCTAAGTTTGAAATACTTTGTACTTCTTCTAATTGTGTAATCTTACCCTTACTCGATAACGTTTCTTCTAACTCATATGATTTATCAAAATGGTCTTCAATGGCTCTTTTTCCACGACCAGTCACAATAATAATGTCTTCTATTCCTGAAGCAACCGCTTCTTCGACAATATATTGAATGGTTGGTTTATCTACGATCGGTAGCATCTCTTTTGGTTGTGCTTTTGTC from Caldalkalibacillus salinus includes:
- a CDS encoding sugar transferase, which translates into the protein MYINIKRFIDIILSLIGIIVLSPLYLVLLILIKLDSRGPVLFKQKRVGINKTYFNILKFRTMKIDTPKDTPTHLLDNPEQYITKMGKFLRKTSLDELPQIWNIFVGQMSIIGPRPALWNQYDLIEERDKYGANDVLPGLTGWAQINGRDELPIEIKAKLDGEYVRRLSLLMDVKCFFGTIVSVVKSDGIVEGSTGATGQKDVTNTKESVTK
- the galU gene encoding UTP--glucose-1-phosphate uridylyltransferase GalU: MQKVRKAIIPAAGLGTRFLPATKAQPKEMLPIVDKPTIQYIVEEAVASGIEDIIIVTGRGKRAIEDHFDKSYELEETLSSKGKITQLEEVQSISNLANIHYIRQKEPLGLGHAIACASRFIGDEPFAVLLGDDIVHAYGKPCLKQLIDVYERYNSSVIGVQQVPNEDVSKYGIISVKNGGIDKDCYHINDLVEKPSKEEAPSNYAIMGRYILRPDIFEILDEQKPGAGNEIQLTDAIKGLNEKQMVVAYNFEGVRHDVGDKFGFIKAQIEFALERGDLKEDVMQYIESVLEKDKVIL